Below is a genomic region from Rhodoligotrophos appendicifer.
TGGCGGTGAACCCGAGCTGCTCGTAGAACCGATGTGCGTCGGGGCGTGCCTTGTCGGTGGTGAGCTGCACCAGCACGCATCCTCGCGCGCGGCATTCCTTGATGGCCCATTGCAGCATCTGCCGCCCGGCCCCCGTACCGCGCAGGCGTTCCGCGATCCGCACCCCTTCGATCTGACCGCGCCAGGCCCCCATCCGGGACAGCCCCGGGAGGAAGCTCAGCTGCACTGTGCCGACCACGTCTCCCTCATGGGTCGCGACCGCGAGCAACTGGTTGGGGTCGGCGTCGATGGCGGCGAAGGCCGTCATATAGCTCTCCCGCAGTGGCAGGCTTGGATCCTCTCGCGACTGGCCCAGCGCGTCATCGGCGAGAAGGGCCACGATGGCCGGCAAGTCCGCTGAGGTGGCCCGCCGAAATCCGATCTCTGGCATCATCTTCCTTTCCCCTAACCCTGAGGTGCGAGCCCGGCCGGGCGGCCCGCCTCCCTCATCCTGAGGTGCGAGCCAAGCGAGCCTCGAAGGATCCCGCCCGGTGTCACCCGCCACTCTCACCTGATCCCCAGAAGCCCCTCTTCTGTCACGATCCGATCCATCCGAATATCATGCGGTTGCGGATAGATCGTATCGATCTGGAATGAGCTTAAGCCCACCCCGATGGCCAGCGGCGCCTCTTTCAGGCTTGCCAGCGTCCGGTCGAAATAGCCGCCCCCATAGCCCAGCCGATAGCCCTCCCGGTCGAAGGCGAGGAAGGGCGCGATGGTGACGTCGGGTGTCACCAGCCGGCTTCCGCTCGGGATGGGAATTCCCAGGACTCCCCGCTCGAGCTTCGTCTCCGGCGTCCATTCCCGGAATTCCATCGGCTTGTTTTTCTCCGCGACGACGGGCAGGGCGACGGTGACTCCCCGGTCCACCAGGCTGGACATCCACGGTCGCAGGTCGAATTCCCCGCGAAACGGAATATAGACGCTCACCACCGTTCCGGCATCGGCCTCTGCCGCGCGGTCGAGACCGGCGATGATCCTCGCTGCCAGCGCCTGGCGGTCCTCTGCGAGGATGGCCAGTCTCTGTGCCACCAGCCTTTCGCGCTCGGCCTTGCGCCAGGCCCGGACGGCGTCCCAGTTTCCTGCATCGATGACCATGGGCGCCAGCCTCTCGCTTTTCAGTAGCCTTTTCCTTCTATGCCACGAGTGGAGTGGCTGGCCCAGCCGCTGTGCGACGCTCCGCGGTTCCTTCTCGACGGGCGTCCTCTTGCACTGCACCAATCACGCTCTTTTGAGCCTTTCCAGGCGCATTGCCGCTGTTCTTGATGGTCGCGAGCTTGCACAAACCACGCCGTGGGCACACACTGCCCCGAATTGCGGTGAGGATGCGGCGCTGAGACGATTGTTGACCCGATTGGAGCAGAGGCGCTTCCCCGCGTCGCGTGCGGCGCTGGTGCTCGCCTGTGTCGCGGCGATGTCTTGTATGGCAACCGCCGTCTCGGCCCAGACGCCGGGGCAAATTGTTCCCGTGGACGCGGCGCGCGTCGAGATGCGGCAGGTCACAGAGGCTCTCTCCGCGGTGGGCGAGCTGACGGCGAACGAGTCGGTCGTGATCCGACCGGAAATTGACGGCCGAATCGCTGAGATCCACTTCGAGGAGGGGCAGAGGGTCGGCGTTGGCTCGCTGCTGTTTACCCTTGATGATGCCCTGTATCGGGCGCAGGTCGCGGAGGCGGAAGCCAACCTCGCCTTGTCGAGGCAGAATGATGATCGCGCCGAGCAGCTGTTCAAGTCCCGAGCCGGCACGGAACGCTCCCGCGATGAGTCGCTGGCTCAGCTGCGCATCGCCGAGGCCCGCCTGCAGATCGCTCAAAAAAACCTGGGCGATACGAGGATTTTGGCACCTTTCGACGGCATCCTTGGTCTGCGCAGCGTCTCGGTCGGCGCCTATGTGACCAAGGGGATCGATCTGGTGGATCTGATTCAGACGGATCCCCTGAAGGTCTCCTTCCAACTGCCGGAGCGATTTCTCGCCCATCTGAGTGTGGGGCAGGGGGTGGAAGTGACGGTTGACGCTTTGCCCGGCGAGAAATTCGGTGGCCGCGTCACGGTGATCTCGCCCAGCATTACCATTGCCGGCCGGTCCTTGAGTCTGCGTGCCGAGATCAGCAATCCCCAGGACCGTCTCAAGCCCGGCCTTTTCGCCCGTGTGAACCTCACGGTGGCGCAGCGCGAGCAGGCTATGCTTATTCCCGAGACGGCCCTCATGCCCCGGGGCTCCGAACAGTTCGTCTACCGCGTTGTCGATGGCAAGGCCCAGGAAACGGCGATCAGGATCGGAGTGCGCAGGGCGGGGGCCGTTGAAGTCGTGGGTGGCCTGAACCGGGAAGACGTTGTGATCACCGGCGGCCAGCAGAAGCTCCGCAACGGCAGCGCGGTGAAGGTCGTCGGCGGCTCCGCGGCCAGCCCGCCGGTCACCACCGGCGGCACCCAGGGCACCACTGGCTCCCCCACCGCGGCGGCCAAGTCATGAAACTGTCCGATACCTGCATCCACCGCCCCGTCTTCGCCACCGTGCTGAGCCTGGTGGTGGTGCTGATCGGTCTCGTTTCCTACGACCGCCTGACCGTCCGTGAATATCCGAACATAGACAATCCTGTCGTCAGCGTGTCCACGAGCTACCCGGGTGCCAGCGCCGGTATCATGGAATCGCAAGTCACCAAGATCCTTGAGGAGAGCCTCGCGGGGATTGAGGGGATCGACTTCATGACGTCCATCAGTCGGCAGGAACGCAGCCAGATCACCATCAACTTCAAGCTGGATCGCGATGCCGATGGGGCGGCCGCCGATGTCCGCGATCGAGTGAGCCGGGTGGCGCGTCGCCTTCCCGAGGAGATCGACCCGCCCGTCATTCAGAAGGTCGAGGCCGACGCCCAGCCGATCATTTTCCTGTCCTTCGCATCCACGAAGCACAGTCGCCTCGAGCTCAGCGATTATGCTGATCGTTACGTGAAGGATCAGCTTCAGACCCTCTCGGGCGTGGCTGAGGTCCGCATCTATGGCGAGCGCCGCTATGCTATGCGCCTCTGGCTCGATCCGATGCGCCTCGCCGGCTACAATCTCACCGTCCAGGATGTCGAGGATGCTCTGCGTCGGCAGAATGTCGACATCCCGGCCGGTCTGGTCGAGGGCAGGGACCGCGAGTTTACCGTTCTGTCGCGCACCAACCTGGCCACGGTTGAACAGTTCGATGATTTGATCGTCAAGCAGGCCGAGGGCTATTCGGTTCGCCTCAAGGATGTCGGCCACGCCGAGCTCGCCGCTCAGAACGAGCGCATGTTCGCGCGCTTCAAGGGCGACAATTCCGTGACCCTTGGCGTGGTCAAGCAGGCCGTCGCCAACCCGCTGGACGTCTCCAACGAGATCCGGGAGGTCTTGCCCCACATCCGCGAGGGCCTCCCCGACGGGATGACCGTCAACATCGGCTACGACAAGTCGATCTTCATCGATAAATCCATCGAGAACGTCTACCACACCATCGCCGAGGCCGTGGTCCTGGTCGTTCTCATCATCTTCTTCTTCCTGCGCTCTCTGCGCGCCACGCTGATCCCCATCGTCACCATTCCGGTGTCCCTCATCGGCGCCTGCGCCCTGATGCTGTTCTTCGGCTTCACCATCAACACCCTGACGCTCCTGGCGCTGGTGCTGGCCATCGGTCTCGTCGTCGACGACGCCATCGTCATGCTGGAGAACATCTATCGCTATATCGAGAAGGGCCTGACGCCC
It encodes:
- a CDS encoding GNAT family N-acetyltransferase, which translates into the protein MPEIGFRRATSADLPAIVALLADDALGQSREDPSLPLRESYMTAFAAIDADPNQLLAVATHEGDVVGTVQLSFLPGLSRMGAWRGQIEGVRIAERLRGTGAGRQMLQWAIKECRARGCVLVQLTTDKARPDAHRFYEQLGFTASHLGYKMPI
- a CDS encoding 5-formyltetrahydrofolate cyclo-ligase, which gives rise to MVIDAGNWDAVRAWRKAERERLVAQRLAILAEDRQALAARIIAGLDRAAEADAGTVVSVYIPFRGEFDLRPWMSSLVDRGVTVALPVVAEKNKPMEFREWTPETKLERGVLGIPIPSGSRLVTPDVTIAPFLAFDREGYRLGYGGGYFDRTLASLKEAPLAIGVGLSSFQIDTIYPQPHDIRMDRIVTEEGLLGIR
- a CDS encoding efflux RND transporter periplasmic adaptor subunit — protein: MLTRLEQRRFPASRAALVLACVAAMSCMATAVSAQTPGQIVPVDAARVEMRQVTEALSAVGELTANESVVIRPEIDGRIAEIHFEEGQRVGVGSLLFTLDDALYRAQVAEAEANLALSRQNDDRAEQLFKSRAGTERSRDESLAQLRIAEARLQIAQKNLGDTRILAPFDGILGLRSVSVGAYVTKGIDLVDLIQTDPLKVSFQLPERFLAHLSVGQGVEVTVDALPGEKFGGRVTVISPSITIAGRSLSLRAEISNPQDRLKPGLFARVNLTVAQREQAMLIPETALMPRGSEQFVYRVVDGKAQETAIRIGVRRAGAVEVVGGLNREDVVITGGQQKLRNGSAVKVVGGSAASPPVTTGGTQGTTGSPTAAAKS